A window of the Bombus huntii isolate Logan2020A chromosome 8, iyBomHunt1.1, whole genome shotgun sequence genome harbors these coding sequences:
- the LOC126868650 gene encoding uncharacterized protein LOC126868650 isoform X1: MAVTSDAMYNARTVAPSFMSSNVYYGCVPHCKKENQHNVMSEHIGITKPSSFHYYSYDTVMEIDEDGSDYSMASGYLNNDSVILEATVQNRLRTNDELPLEQRVAYDADVLQRKNRKRCNSDLNPTSQLKKFRRGGGKDNVHGGTGSTKDCGSSTGPYESDVLHINTVDNNIEESMITKENCCWTAGNHDILNNSNYIQLFNSGHKLIENTVEYEKILFETHGCSIYQFHRLQLIDNNCIETEF; the protein is encoded by the exons ATGGCTGTAACAAGCGATGCTATGTATAACGCAAGAACCGTCGCTCCATCGTTCATGTCGTCAAACGTATATTACGGTTGCGTACCGcattgtaaaaaagaaaatcagcATAATGTTATGTCCGAGCATATCGGAATTACAAAACCATCGTCATTCCATTACTACTCCTATGATACGGTTATGGAAATTGATGAGGACGGAAGTGATTATTCTATGGCATCAGGCTATTTGAATAACGATTCCGTAATTCTCGAAGCGACAGTACAAAATCGGTTAAGAACTAACGATGAACTACCACTTGAACAACGGGTAGCTTACGATGCGGATGTTCTACAACGGAAGAATCGGAAACGATGCAACAGCGATCTCAACCCTACAAGTCAACTGAAAAAGTTTCGGAGAG GCGGTGGTAAGGACAATGTACACGGTGGTACAGGAAGTACAAAGGACTGTGGATCAAGTACTGGACCTTACGAATCAGATGTATTACATATAAATACtgttgataataatatagaagaaTCTATGATTACAAAAGAAAACTGCTGCTGGACAGCAGGTAATcacgatattttaaataattcaaattatatacaattattCAATAGTGGgcataaattaattgaaaacacTGTTGAATATGaaaagattttatttgaaacacATGGATGTTCTATATACCAGTTTCATCGACTGCAATTAATTGATAACAATTGTATTGAAACAGAATTTTAA
- the LOC126868648 gene encoding uncharacterized protein LOC126868648 isoform X2 → MSPGVNDGPRNTGTLPKSNRRNDRNRERSAANQFAFRSAYHGHTQHSNNLHQLDWKPVGEQEHSRITKNSNTRSVSSVQSTSYQDIPEFVSFGSRRPYNYSAEEFPPLQKMVPPTDSQTQSPPRLQGTKPSNVDKMPDRSQVESRLNQIRDYIRVTSTLMDSLNQSSDPNGENSREDGEENGDINREMQLRKKMEESQRKLAQLQEHQASLVGMQLRVRERLNEARQAQQALLQQENQNSIGLALPLPANVEQLENETAALRGKLAQLQTKKKNMDHLVAELQAAESLSDRGSCSSEGVQGRHSRRSSSRNFGVDKAAELEAMKAQLAHLKSLMEEATKVRECLDSNSDPEPEVDVNSETIANMDENEDENGTNTSFERQSDMDETGHEKIRNTGERPTFEEIQAVTRELREQSALLQSTRAELQRIKQPLSAMHSNSTSVFPTSTPPPSLTTSISSEKKQSNNSNCEVQSVQEKRRQIDDIVRKESSQTSSINRDMGGPSDLNSHRSSSSHVSHTGTPANVWPPPTTIGGSNDQSVDGVSSENLMDIGPQTAAIENGFGGNWWTYPPPPLNQMQHGSSEYYRQLLLGSQAQQLQMMGTTIQQCCQLLWSQQRELQAMRVAINQLQVHLRQTQLQQRNNSENNDEYSNLSRNIHHLGETLDSALPPSSSLPNLVSLPNSSPALSHVVATSSVNSQHQHQQQLNNQVPPGNRANNYWDNFRSYSRQNLLSGSAKTVTDATSGAIANSTSGNTISSVNTSLMKDKRNRDQATDNIPLPSLSGVETQYSSNLQLQSNLQQQERENTAMRSNILTNEMSQQQVDNLWEETNSSFRLPSVINDDNLFQNLSFEMKEVLSSLISVNKKRPDYLVIILREIKAISEDHRLRPRLWRSLRALQDTQSLSNPLNETTDQTASESCQSSDEDSEADVILGLKPAKHSIAELVSSSQAGISSSPTAHVPLIDHLDMPGTSSGNSTSTLPLTPSIKPGYNEDLAEADQSRPESSDNQQPPENEEETEQGQAEATGQTEFAQARFDGEGDLESLAAKAEDEWTEGNAIIF, encoded by the exons ATGTCGCCCGGTGTTAACGATGGTCCACGCAACACAGGCACACTTCCGAAAAGCAATAGGAGAAATGATAGAAATAGAGAACGGTCAGCTGCTAATCAATTTGCATTCCGTTCTGCTTATCATGGACATACACAGCACTCTAATAATTTG CATCAACTGGATTGGAAACCAGTCGGTGAACAAGAGCATTCAAGAATAACAAAGAACAGTAACACAAGATCAGTTTCTTCGGTACAGTCTACATCCTATCAAGACATACCCGAATTTG TATCATTTGGTAGTCGACGACCATACAATTACAGTGCAGAAGAATTCCCCCCTTTGCAAAAGATGGTTCCTCCAACTGATTCTCAAACTCAATCTCCTCCAAGGCTTCAAGGAACAAAACCTTCTAATGTCGATAAAATg CCTGATAGAAGCCAAGTAGAATCACGTTTAAATCAAATTAGAGATTATATCAGAGTTACATCAACTCTGATGGATTCGCTTAATCAGTCCAGTGATCCA AATGGTGAAAATAGTAGAGAGGATGGAGAAGAAAATGGTGATATAAATAGAGAAATGCAACTACgtaaaaaaatggaagaatCACAAAGGAAACTCGCACAACTACAAGAACATCAAGCTAGTTTGGTGGGAATGCAATTACGTGTTCGAGAAAGATTAAATGAAGCACGTCAAGCTCAACAAGCTCTTTTACAGCAAGAAAATCAAAATTCAATTGGCTTAGCATTACCATTACCCGCGAACGTCGAGCAACTTGAAAATGAAACAGCTGCATTAAGGGGAAAACTGGCACAACTtcaaacaaaaaagaaaaatatggaTCATCTTGTGGCAGAATTACAAGCTGCAGAATCTCTGTCTGATAGGGGTAGTTGT AGTTCTGAAGGAGTTCAAGGAAGACATTCGAGAAGGAGTTCTTCAAGGAATTTTGGAGTAGACAAAGCTGCTGAATTAGAAGCTATGAAAGCACAACTTGCTCACTTGAAGTCATTAATGGAAGAAGCAACGAAAGTACGTGAATGTCTCGATTCCAACTCTGATCCTGAACCTGAAGTAGATGTAAACAGTGAAACTATAGCTAATATGGATGAAAACGAAGATGAAAATGGAACGAATACTTCATTTGAACGTCAAAGCGATATGGATGAAACAGgtcacgaaaaaatcagaaacACCGGGGAAAGGCCAACTTTCGAAGAAATTCAA GCAGTCACGCGAGAACTTCGAGAACAATCAGCTTTGTTACAATCTACTAGAGCAGAATTGCAACGAATAAAGCAACCATTATCAGCAATGCATTCTAATTCTACATCTGTGTTCCCGACTTCAACTCCTCCTCCATCGCTTACAACGTCAATCAGTTCTGAAAAAAAGCAAAGTAACAACAGTAACTGCGAAGTTCAATCGGTCCAAGAAAAGAGACGTCAAATTGATGATATTGTGCGAAag GAATCATCTCAAACATCTAGCATTAATCGCGATATGGGAGGACCAAGTGATTTAAATAGTCACAGAAGTTCTAGTTCACATGTTAGTCATACAGGTACTCCTGCTAATGTTTGGCCTCCTCCAACAACGATAG GTGGATCTAATGATCAAAGCGTAGATGGTGTATCTTCTGAAAATTTAATGGACATCGGGCCTCAAACAGCGGCAATTGAGAATGGATTTGGTGGAAATTGGTGGACTTATCCACCGCCTCCGTTAAATCAAATGCAACATG GTTCATCAGAGTATTATCGACAATTATTACTAGGTTCTCAAGCTCAACAACTTCAAATGATGGGTACTACGATACAACAATGTTGTCAACTGTTATGGTCTCAGCAGCGTGAATTACAAGCTATGCGTGTAGCTATTAATCAACTACAAGTTCATTTGAGACAAACACAGTTACAACAGCGGAATAATAGCGAGAATAATGATGAATATTCTAATTTAAGTCGTAATATTCATCATCTTGGTGAAACATTAGATTCTGCATTACCACCAAGTTCATCTTTACCGAATCTGGTGTCACTACCAAATTCTTCTCCTGCATTATCCCACGTCGTTGCAACATCTTCTGTTAATTCTCAACATCAACATCAACAACAATTGAATAATCAAGTTCCTCCTGGAAATAGAGCAAACAACTACTGGGACAATTTCAGAAG CTATTCCAGACAAAACTTACTCTCAGGAAGTGCAAAAACCGTAACTGATGCTACCTCTGGAGCTATTGCAAATTCAACTTCGGGAAATACTATATCAAGTGTTAATACTTCTCTtat GAAAGACAAACGCAATCGGGATCAAGCAACCGATAATATACCTTTGCCTTCATTAAGTGGAGTAGAAACACAATATTCTTCAAATTTGCAATTACAATCTAATTTACAGCAACAAGAACGGGAGAATACCGCTATGCGtagtaatattttaacaaatgaAATGTCTCAACAGCAAGTTGATAATCTTTGGGAGGAAACAAATTCATCATTTCGATTACCATCTGTAATAAATGATGATAACCTGTTTCAAAACTTAAG ctttgaaatgaaagaagtATTAAGTTCACTGATCTCCGTGAATAAAAAACGACCAGACTATCTTGTTATTATATTAAGAGAAATTAAGGCAATAAGCGAAGACCACAGATTGCGGCCTCGTTTATGGAGATCGTTGCGTGCTCTACAAGATACACAATCTTTAAGCAATCCATTG AATGAAACAACTGATCAGACTGCCAGTGAAAGTTGTCAGTCTAGCGATGAAGATTCTGAGGCAGATGTAATATTAGGTTTAAAACCAGCAAAACATTCTATAGCAGAATTAGTTTCATCATCTCAAGCAGGAATTTCATCATCTCCTACTGCACATGTACCTTTAATAGATCATTTGGACATGCCA gGGACATCTTCAGGTAATTCTACAAGTACTTTGCCTTTAACACCTTCCATCAAACCAGGTTATAATGAAGATCTGGCAGAAGCAGATCAATCTAGACCTGAATCTTCCGATAATCAACAG CCTCCTGAAAACGAAGAAGAGACTGAACAAGGCCAAGCTGAAGCAACTGGACAAACTGAATTTGCGCAAGCGAGGTTTGATGGTGAAGGGGATTTGGAAAGTTTAGCTGCTAAAGCTGAAGATGAATGGACTGAAGGCAATGcaataatattttga
- the LOC126868648 gene encoding uncharacterized protein LOC126868648 isoform X1 — protein sequence MSPGVNDGPRNTGTLPKSNRRNDRNRERSAANQFAFRSAYHGHTQHSNNLHQLDWKPVGEQEHSRITKNSNTRSVSSVQSTSYQDIPEFVSFGSRRPYNYSAEEFPPLQKMVPPTDSQTQSPPRLQGTKPSNVDKMPDRSQVESRLNQIRDYIRVTSTLMDSLNQSSDPRAQAQNEKLSRMVEDLHDSERKLTKLLEQYQTHGVFCENGENSREDGEENGDINREMQLRKKMEESQRKLAQLQEHQASLVGMQLRVRERLNEARQAQQALLQQENQNSIGLALPLPANVEQLENETAALRGKLAQLQTKKKNMDHLVAELQAAESLSDRGSCSSEGVQGRHSRRSSSRNFGVDKAAELEAMKAQLAHLKSLMEEATKVRECLDSNSDPEPEVDVNSETIANMDENEDENGTNTSFERQSDMDETGHEKIRNTGERPTFEEIQAVTRELREQSALLQSTRAELQRIKQPLSAMHSNSTSVFPTSTPPPSLTTSISSEKKQSNNSNCEVQSVQEKRRQIDDIVRKESSQTSSINRDMGGPSDLNSHRSSSSHVSHTGTPANVWPPPTTIGGSNDQSVDGVSSENLMDIGPQTAAIENGFGGNWWTYPPPPLNQMQHGSSEYYRQLLLGSQAQQLQMMGTTIQQCCQLLWSQQRELQAMRVAINQLQVHLRQTQLQQRNNSENNDEYSNLSRNIHHLGETLDSALPPSSSLPNLVSLPNSSPALSHVVATSSVNSQHQHQQQLNNQVPPGNRANNYWDNFRSYSRQNLLSGSAKTVTDATSGAIANSTSGNTISSVNTSLMKDKRNRDQATDNIPLPSLSGVETQYSSNLQLQSNLQQQERENTAMRSNILTNEMSQQQVDNLWEETNSSFRLPSVINDDNLFQNLSFEMKEVLSSLISVNKKRPDYLVIILREIKAISEDHRLRPRLWRSLRALQDTQSLSNPLNETTDQTASESCQSSDEDSEADVILGLKPAKHSIAELVSSSQAGISSSPTAHVPLIDHLDMPGTSSGNSTSTLPLTPSIKPGYNEDLAEADQSRPESSDNQQPPENEEETEQGQAEATGQTEFAQARFDGEGDLESLAAKAEDEWTEGNAIIF from the exons ATGTCGCCCGGTGTTAACGATGGTCCACGCAACACAGGCACACTTCCGAAAAGCAATAGGAGAAATGATAGAAATAGAGAACGGTCAGCTGCTAATCAATTTGCATTCCGTTCTGCTTATCATGGACATACACAGCACTCTAATAATTTG CATCAACTGGATTGGAAACCAGTCGGTGAACAAGAGCATTCAAGAATAACAAAGAACAGTAACACAAGATCAGTTTCTTCGGTACAGTCTACATCCTATCAAGACATACCCGAATTTG TATCATTTGGTAGTCGACGACCATACAATTACAGTGCAGAAGAATTCCCCCCTTTGCAAAAGATGGTTCCTCCAACTGATTCTCAAACTCAATCTCCTCCAAGGCTTCAAGGAACAAAACCTTCTAATGTCGATAAAATg CCTGATAGAAGCCAAGTAGAATCACGTTTAAATCAAATTAGAGATTATATCAGAGTTACATCAACTCTGATGGATTCGCTTAATCAGTCCAGTGATCCA CGTGCACAAGCTCAAAATGAGAAGTTAAGTAGAATGGTGGAAGATCTTCATGACAGTGAAAGAAAGCTAACTAAACTCTTGGAACAATATCAAACTCATGGGGTATTTTGTGAG AATGGTGAAAATAGTAGAGAGGATGGAGAAGAAAATGGTGATATAAATAGAGAAATGCAACTACgtaaaaaaatggaagaatCACAAAGGAAACTCGCACAACTACAAGAACATCAAGCTAGTTTGGTGGGAATGCAATTACGTGTTCGAGAAAGATTAAATGAAGCACGTCAAGCTCAACAAGCTCTTTTACAGCAAGAAAATCAAAATTCAATTGGCTTAGCATTACCATTACCCGCGAACGTCGAGCAACTTGAAAATGAAACAGCTGCATTAAGGGGAAAACTGGCACAACTtcaaacaaaaaagaaaaatatggaTCATCTTGTGGCAGAATTACAAGCTGCAGAATCTCTGTCTGATAGGGGTAGTTGT AGTTCTGAAGGAGTTCAAGGAAGACATTCGAGAAGGAGTTCTTCAAGGAATTTTGGAGTAGACAAAGCTGCTGAATTAGAAGCTATGAAAGCACAACTTGCTCACTTGAAGTCATTAATGGAAGAAGCAACGAAAGTACGTGAATGTCTCGATTCCAACTCTGATCCTGAACCTGAAGTAGATGTAAACAGTGAAACTATAGCTAATATGGATGAAAACGAAGATGAAAATGGAACGAATACTTCATTTGAACGTCAAAGCGATATGGATGAAACAGgtcacgaaaaaatcagaaacACCGGGGAAAGGCCAACTTTCGAAGAAATTCAA GCAGTCACGCGAGAACTTCGAGAACAATCAGCTTTGTTACAATCTACTAGAGCAGAATTGCAACGAATAAAGCAACCATTATCAGCAATGCATTCTAATTCTACATCTGTGTTCCCGACTTCAACTCCTCCTCCATCGCTTACAACGTCAATCAGTTCTGAAAAAAAGCAAAGTAACAACAGTAACTGCGAAGTTCAATCGGTCCAAGAAAAGAGACGTCAAATTGATGATATTGTGCGAAag GAATCATCTCAAACATCTAGCATTAATCGCGATATGGGAGGACCAAGTGATTTAAATAGTCACAGAAGTTCTAGTTCACATGTTAGTCATACAGGTACTCCTGCTAATGTTTGGCCTCCTCCAACAACGATAG GTGGATCTAATGATCAAAGCGTAGATGGTGTATCTTCTGAAAATTTAATGGACATCGGGCCTCAAACAGCGGCAATTGAGAATGGATTTGGTGGAAATTGGTGGACTTATCCACCGCCTCCGTTAAATCAAATGCAACATG GTTCATCAGAGTATTATCGACAATTATTACTAGGTTCTCAAGCTCAACAACTTCAAATGATGGGTACTACGATACAACAATGTTGTCAACTGTTATGGTCTCAGCAGCGTGAATTACAAGCTATGCGTGTAGCTATTAATCAACTACAAGTTCATTTGAGACAAACACAGTTACAACAGCGGAATAATAGCGAGAATAATGATGAATATTCTAATTTAAGTCGTAATATTCATCATCTTGGTGAAACATTAGATTCTGCATTACCACCAAGTTCATCTTTACCGAATCTGGTGTCACTACCAAATTCTTCTCCTGCATTATCCCACGTCGTTGCAACATCTTCTGTTAATTCTCAACATCAACATCAACAACAATTGAATAATCAAGTTCCTCCTGGAAATAGAGCAAACAACTACTGGGACAATTTCAGAAG CTATTCCAGACAAAACTTACTCTCAGGAAGTGCAAAAACCGTAACTGATGCTACCTCTGGAGCTATTGCAAATTCAACTTCGGGAAATACTATATCAAGTGTTAATACTTCTCTtat GAAAGACAAACGCAATCGGGATCAAGCAACCGATAATATACCTTTGCCTTCATTAAGTGGAGTAGAAACACAATATTCTTCAAATTTGCAATTACAATCTAATTTACAGCAACAAGAACGGGAGAATACCGCTATGCGtagtaatattttaacaaatgaAATGTCTCAACAGCAAGTTGATAATCTTTGGGAGGAAACAAATTCATCATTTCGATTACCATCTGTAATAAATGATGATAACCTGTTTCAAAACTTAAG ctttgaaatgaaagaagtATTAAGTTCACTGATCTCCGTGAATAAAAAACGACCAGACTATCTTGTTATTATATTAAGAGAAATTAAGGCAATAAGCGAAGACCACAGATTGCGGCCTCGTTTATGGAGATCGTTGCGTGCTCTACAAGATACACAATCTTTAAGCAATCCATTG AATGAAACAACTGATCAGACTGCCAGTGAAAGTTGTCAGTCTAGCGATGAAGATTCTGAGGCAGATGTAATATTAGGTTTAAAACCAGCAAAACATTCTATAGCAGAATTAGTTTCATCATCTCAAGCAGGAATTTCATCATCTCCTACTGCACATGTACCTTTAATAGATCATTTGGACATGCCA gGGACATCTTCAGGTAATTCTACAAGTACTTTGCCTTTAACACCTTCCATCAAACCAGGTTATAATGAAGATCTGGCAGAAGCAGATCAATCTAGACCTGAATCTTCCGATAATCAACAG CCTCCTGAAAACGAAGAAGAGACTGAACAAGGCCAAGCTGAAGCAACTGGACAAACTGAATTTGCGCAAGCGAGGTTTGATGGTGAAGGGGATTTGGAAAGTTTAGCTGCTAAAGCTGAAGATGAATGGACTGAAGGCAATGcaataatattttga
- the LOC126868650 gene encoding uncharacterized protein LOC126868650 isoform X2, giving the protein MAVTSDAMYNARTVAPSFMSSNVYYGCVPHCKKENQHNVMSEHIGITKPSSFHYYSYDTVMEIDEDGSDYSMASGYLNNDSVILEATVQNRLRTNDELPLEQRVAYDADVLQRKNRKRCNSDLNPTSQLKKFRRGGGKDNVHGGTGSTKDCGSSTGPYESDVLHINTVDNNIEESMITKENCCWTAGFMCDMA; this is encoded by the exons ATGGCTGTAACAAGCGATGCTATGTATAACGCAAGAACCGTCGCTCCATCGTTCATGTCGTCAAACGTATATTACGGTTGCGTACCGcattgtaaaaaagaaaatcagcATAATGTTATGTCCGAGCATATCGGAATTACAAAACCATCGTCATTCCATTACTACTCCTATGATACGGTTATGGAAATTGATGAGGACGGAAGTGATTATTCTATGGCATCAGGCTATTTGAATAACGATTCCGTAATTCTCGAAGCGACAGTACAAAATCGGTTAAGAACTAACGATGAACTACCACTTGAACAACGGGTAGCTTACGATGCGGATGTTCTACAACGGAAGAATCGGAAACGATGCAACAGCGATCTCAACCCTACAAGTCAACTGAAAAAGTTTCGGAGAG GCGGTGGTAAGGACAATGTACACGGTGGTACAGGAAGTACAAAGGACTGTGGATCAAGTACTGGACCTTACGAATCAGATGTATTACATATAAATACtgttgataataatatagaagaaTCTATGATTACAAAAGAAAACTGCTGCTGGACAGCAG GTTTTATGTGTGATATGGCTTAA
- the LOC126868648 gene encoding uncharacterized protein LOC126868648 isoform X3, with product MVPPTDSQTQSPPRLQGTKPSNVDKMPDRSQVESRLNQIRDYIRVTSTLMDSLNQSSDPRAQAQNEKLSRMVEDLHDSERKLTKLLEQYQTHGVFCENGENSREDGEENGDINREMQLRKKMEESQRKLAQLQEHQASLVGMQLRVRERLNEARQAQQALLQQENQNSIGLALPLPANVEQLENETAALRGKLAQLQTKKKNMDHLVAELQAAESLSDRGSCSSEGVQGRHSRRSSSRNFGVDKAAELEAMKAQLAHLKSLMEEATKVRECLDSNSDPEPEVDVNSETIANMDENEDENGTNTSFERQSDMDETGHEKIRNTGERPTFEEIQAVTRELREQSALLQSTRAELQRIKQPLSAMHSNSTSVFPTSTPPPSLTTSISSEKKQSNNSNCEVQSVQEKRRQIDDIVRKESSQTSSINRDMGGPSDLNSHRSSSSHVSHTGTPANVWPPPTTIGGSNDQSVDGVSSENLMDIGPQTAAIENGFGGNWWTYPPPPLNQMQHGSSEYYRQLLLGSQAQQLQMMGTTIQQCCQLLWSQQRELQAMRVAINQLQVHLRQTQLQQRNNSENNDEYSNLSRNIHHLGETLDSALPPSSSLPNLVSLPNSSPALSHVVATSSVNSQHQHQQQLNNQVPPGNRANNYWDNFRSYSRQNLLSGSAKTVTDATSGAIANSTSGNTISSVNTSLMKDKRNRDQATDNIPLPSLSGVETQYSSNLQLQSNLQQQERENTAMRSNILTNEMSQQQVDNLWEETNSSFRLPSVINDDNLFQNLSFEMKEVLSSLISVNKKRPDYLVIILREIKAISEDHRLRPRLWRSLRALQDTQSLSNPLNETTDQTASESCQSSDEDSEADVILGLKPAKHSIAELVSSSQAGISSSPTAHVPLIDHLDMPGTSSGNSTSTLPLTPSIKPGYNEDLAEADQSRPESSDNQQPPENEEETEQGQAEATGQTEFAQARFDGEGDLESLAAKAEDEWTEGNAIIF from the exons ATGGTTCCTCCAACTGATTCTCAAACTCAATCTCCTCCAAGGCTTCAAGGAACAAAACCTTCTAATGTCGATAAAATg CCTGATAGAAGCCAAGTAGAATCACGTTTAAATCAAATTAGAGATTATATCAGAGTTACATCAACTCTGATGGATTCGCTTAATCAGTCCAGTGATCCA CGTGCACAAGCTCAAAATGAGAAGTTAAGTAGAATGGTGGAAGATCTTCATGACAGTGAAAGAAAGCTAACTAAACTCTTGGAACAATATCAAACTCATGGGGTATTTTGTGAG AATGGTGAAAATAGTAGAGAGGATGGAGAAGAAAATGGTGATATAAATAGAGAAATGCAACTACgtaaaaaaatggaagaatCACAAAGGAAACTCGCACAACTACAAGAACATCAAGCTAGTTTGGTGGGAATGCAATTACGTGTTCGAGAAAGATTAAATGAAGCACGTCAAGCTCAACAAGCTCTTTTACAGCAAGAAAATCAAAATTCAATTGGCTTAGCATTACCATTACCCGCGAACGTCGAGCAACTTGAAAATGAAACAGCTGCATTAAGGGGAAAACTGGCACAACTtcaaacaaaaaagaaaaatatggaTCATCTTGTGGCAGAATTACAAGCTGCAGAATCTCTGTCTGATAGGGGTAGTTGT AGTTCTGAAGGAGTTCAAGGAAGACATTCGAGAAGGAGTTCTTCAAGGAATTTTGGAGTAGACAAAGCTGCTGAATTAGAAGCTATGAAAGCACAACTTGCTCACTTGAAGTCATTAATGGAAGAAGCAACGAAAGTACGTGAATGTCTCGATTCCAACTCTGATCCTGAACCTGAAGTAGATGTAAACAGTGAAACTATAGCTAATATGGATGAAAACGAAGATGAAAATGGAACGAATACTTCATTTGAACGTCAAAGCGATATGGATGAAACAGgtcacgaaaaaatcagaaacACCGGGGAAAGGCCAACTTTCGAAGAAATTCAA GCAGTCACGCGAGAACTTCGAGAACAATCAGCTTTGTTACAATCTACTAGAGCAGAATTGCAACGAATAAAGCAACCATTATCAGCAATGCATTCTAATTCTACATCTGTGTTCCCGACTTCAACTCCTCCTCCATCGCTTACAACGTCAATCAGTTCTGAAAAAAAGCAAAGTAACAACAGTAACTGCGAAGTTCAATCGGTCCAAGAAAAGAGACGTCAAATTGATGATATTGTGCGAAag GAATCATCTCAAACATCTAGCATTAATCGCGATATGGGAGGACCAAGTGATTTAAATAGTCACAGAAGTTCTAGTTCACATGTTAGTCATACAGGTACTCCTGCTAATGTTTGGCCTCCTCCAACAACGATAG GTGGATCTAATGATCAAAGCGTAGATGGTGTATCTTCTGAAAATTTAATGGACATCGGGCCTCAAACAGCGGCAATTGAGAATGGATTTGGTGGAAATTGGTGGACTTATCCACCGCCTCCGTTAAATCAAATGCAACATG GTTCATCAGAGTATTATCGACAATTATTACTAGGTTCTCAAGCTCAACAACTTCAAATGATGGGTACTACGATACAACAATGTTGTCAACTGTTATGGTCTCAGCAGCGTGAATTACAAGCTATGCGTGTAGCTATTAATCAACTACAAGTTCATTTGAGACAAACACAGTTACAACAGCGGAATAATAGCGAGAATAATGATGAATATTCTAATTTAAGTCGTAATATTCATCATCTTGGTGAAACATTAGATTCTGCATTACCACCAAGTTCATCTTTACCGAATCTGGTGTCACTACCAAATTCTTCTCCTGCATTATCCCACGTCGTTGCAACATCTTCTGTTAATTCTCAACATCAACATCAACAACAATTGAATAATCAAGTTCCTCCTGGAAATAGAGCAAACAACTACTGGGACAATTTCAGAAG CTATTCCAGACAAAACTTACTCTCAGGAAGTGCAAAAACCGTAACTGATGCTACCTCTGGAGCTATTGCAAATTCAACTTCGGGAAATACTATATCAAGTGTTAATACTTCTCTtat GAAAGACAAACGCAATCGGGATCAAGCAACCGATAATATACCTTTGCCTTCATTAAGTGGAGTAGAAACACAATATTCTTCAAATTTGCAATTACAATCTAATTTACAGCAACAAGAACGGGAGAATACCGCTATGCGtagtaatattttaacaaatgaAATGTCTCAACAGCAAGTTGATAATCTTTGGGAGGAAACAAATTCATCATTTCGATTACCATCTGTAATAAATGATGATAACCTGTTTCAAAACTTAAG ctttgaaatgaaagaagtATTAAGTTCACTGATCTCCGTGAATAAAAAACGACCAGACTATCTTGTTATTATATTAAGAGAAATTAAGGCAATAAGCGAAGACCACAGATTGCGGCCTCGTTTATGGAGATCGTTGCGTGCTCTACAAGATACACAATCTTTAAGCAATCCATTG AATGAAACAACTGATCAGACTGCCAGTGAAAGTTGTCAGTCTAGCGATGAAGATTCTGAGGCAGATGTAATATTAGGTTTAAAACCAGCAAAACATTCTATAGCAGAATTAGTTTCATCATCTCAAGCAGGAATTTCATCATCTCCTACTGCACATGTACCTTTAATAGATCATTTGGACATGCCA gGGACATCTTCAGGTAATTCTACAAGTACTTTGCCTTTAACACCTTCCATCAAACCAGGTTATAATGAAGATCTGGCAGAAGCAGATCAATCTAGACCTGAATCTTCCGATAATCAACAG CCTCCTGAAAACGAAGAAGAGACTGAACAAGGCCAAGCTGAAGCAACTGGACAAACTGAATTTGCGCAAGCGAGGTTTGATGGTGAAGGGGATTTGGAAAGTTTAGCTGCTAAAGCTGAAGATGAATGGACTGAAGGCAATGcaataatattttga